A segment of the Symmachiella macrocystis genome:
ACACGGGTTGCACTAAAACAACCCACAGACACCGTGGAGTTTGGTCCGATTTCTGGTGGCAGTCGTCCGAATCACCACTCACAAGGATAAGCACCAATGGCGAAAGCGAAGAATCAAAATGTCAATTTGAGACTTTGATCGGCTTGACCTCCCGATTCCGTGGAACGCGCCCGCTTCCAGCGGCAAGGCCCACAAACGCAACCAAACAGGGCAACAGCCGAATCGCCTAGTTTAACACCCGTGGGAGCATTAGATTTGAGGGGCATATTACGTATGAGGCTCATCAACCGGGGGCCGGTTCCGGTTCGATTTCCGGTCGCCGTCAGATCGGCTTTCCGCAATGAGGACATGGCCTCGGCTCGGCCTCTCGCATCTCATCGAGTAGCGCCTTAATCTCATCAATGGCCATGCGTTCTCGCCGCATCACACCATGCTCACCGTCATCTGAGCTTGTGGCCTTTGAAGCTACGTCAACAAACTTCGCGTAGCTGCGGATGCTGGTTTCCAACCAACCGAGTGCGGCCCAGCTCGGGGCAGGAGACAGAGCCATCTCAAGATGAACCAGGGTCGCACCCGCCAATCGCTCCTCGACGATCCGCAGCCGGTTCGCCTGCATCCAACCAAACTCGGCCGATAGCGAAGCGTTTGCCAGCAGCTCGGGCCACGCCGCGGGAATGGCTGCGAGCCCCTGAATCTGGCCATCATCGGACCAGGGCTGCGTTTCCCCATCTTTCCCCGTCCCTGCATTTGAAACGGAGATTTTCCGCTTTTGGTTAACCAAACCTGGTTCTGGGCAATCTGGGGGAAGGATTCAGCGGTGGGTACATTCGGTCCAGTTCGCCATAGACCCACAATTGCCGCTCGAACTTATCGGGGATCCGTTTCTTGCTCAGCCGCATCATTTCATCGCGCTCGGACTCGATGTCCTTCCACCGGCCCTCACACTGAAGTCTCCGTGTCACGGTCAGCGGATCAACCTCACGCGTGTGAATGGCCCCAGCCGTGGAATCACCAGGGGACTGCGCCGCCCGCTCAACTTGGTCCGCTGTAAATGATCCGTTCATGACTTTCCCTTTGCGTCTGTACCTCATCGTGTGGCCTATCCGCGTGGCCGTATCGCACTATTTTACGACGAGATATGCACGAGCCAATGTTGCTTTTTTGTCTCAACCCACCTCCCGCATAATTTCCACCGCCTTTTGCAAATCCCGTTCGGCATAGACTTGCGTGACGTCGGCCGATGCGTGTCCCAGAATAACCTGCGCGGCTTCCAGCCCGTACCGTTTCCGGATCTCTGTTCCGGCGGAGTGGCGTAAGCGGTTGGGACTCCACCGATGGTCAGATTTCCACTGGTCGAGTTCGGCTCGCTGCCTGTCGGTAAGCCGCTCTTGCCACTGCTTGACGCTTTCACGGTAGTAGCCTTCAGCAAACTTCCGGTAAGCATTGAGTACTTCGACCACGGTCACATCAGCATCGCATTGCAGTCGTCGCCCGTTGGCGAGGAGTTCGGCGATCAGGCGGTCGTAGTCATTCCTGCTTGCTGCGGTGTTCCATTTGCCGAGGTACAGGTCCCTGCCGTAGATGTTGACGACAGCCTGCCCTGTGGGCTTGTGGCAGCGATAGGACGGGACGCGAAGAGAGGGCGATTTCGGCATGGTAGTGCACCTTCCATTTCACCGAATCCGGTAGACTACCGGATTTCGTTGAATCTCAGGCTGCACTGCCGACCGCCGGCAGGTAACAGAAACTACTGTTTCAACGTCAGTTACGAATAGTCGAGAGTTCAGAAGCCCAGTTGAACTTTTCGTGGCCTCTGTCGCCGAGTGGGATGGTGATGTCGTGCGTTTGGTGATGGCGGCGTGACCTAACACGGCTTTTCGGTGCTACATCCACACTCGATCCCACACACGCATGAAGTTCCCGCCGTAGAATTTCTGGATGTCTTCGTTGGAATAACCCATCTTCCAGAGTTCATCAGTCACCGCAGCAATAATCTTCGACAACTCGCCACATCCGGCTGCTCCCCGATCAAACGCATCAACCATGTAGCCTCCATCGTTGTAAAGCGAGGGGTTTGCTTTAGTGAATGCCAACACCAAGTCCAACCTCATCATGTCGTCAGTAGCGATTCCGACATGATCCACGCCGACAAGTTTGGCGTAGTAATCTATCATTTGGGCACATTGCAGCGGCGTGATGTCGTCTGGCCAAACACCGTCCATCATCCATTCCGTGAACGTAGGTGCAACCACACCTCCTGTTTCAGCAGCCCTCTGCGCCTGTTCGTCTGATATGTTGCGATAGCAACCGTTTGGAGTCGCATTTGGCTCGTTCTTGTAGAGTCCTGAAGGAATGGAATGCGTATAGACAACAGGCACGCCAGAGTGATTTTGATCCATGTGGGCGATGGCATCTTCAGTGGTCTTGCGACTTGCATGGCTGAGGTCTAGTACGATTCCATGCCGTACCATCTCGTCAATGATGGCACGTCCCCAGTCAGTCAATCCCGTGTCGGGGGTATTCATTGCTTCGATACAACCAACACCCGTTCGGAATCTGCCGTTATACACAAGCTGCATGTTGGCGATACCGAATTCCCTAAGTGCCGCAACCCTAGTCAGATCACCGCTCAGAATGGTCGATGATTGCGAATTCCAAATCACAGCAGTGGTGCCGTTTTCATGTGCATGTTCAATGTCTCGCACGCTATGAACAAAAGTCACATTTTCTTTGTCCTGCAACAAAGTGTTGCGGAACTGATGGTGGGATTTCAGGAATGTCTCCCAATTATCGTCTGCCTGAGCAATCGTCATGCTGTGGCCGGTCACCCCCGCTGCCCTCGCCGAAGCCAGATAGTTCAGCAACTCCGCAGGTTCGGTCCATCCCGTGCCGTGGGGAGACGCAAAAAAATCAAGAACGATGGACTGCTCCACAAATTCTTTGGCTTCCTTCGATCCCGACCATTCTTTGCTCTCAACACTCATTCTGGCGAACTCCTACTAGCGTGATCGTTCCAAGTTGATTTCTGCCAGTTTAGTGGTCATGACGCGATGTGAACACAAACCTCGTGGCAGGTTGTTGCCGGTTTTTTCGGACAACGCCATTTGTTGGCAGGCAAGGACTTGCAGCAAAGTCGATTCACCAACCTTCTGGTAAATGGACACCGTTTGAACCGAAGAGGATGAGCGAGAATTCCTGCGATTCCAAGCAAAAAGCCCACCGTCAAAACGACGATGGGCTTGTTTGGAAAGATAGTCGGGACGACAGGATTCGAACCTGCGACCCCCGGCTCCCAAAGCCGGTGCTCTAGCCAAGCTGAGCTACGTCCCGCGACTGTGACCGATAAGTCTAAGGTGGGGTGTTACGGGCGTCAATCCTCACTGAGCACGGCAATACAATTCCGCTTTTCCAGCAAGCTCACCGGGAAGCGAATCGCGGCGATCCCCCGTAAATCATCCTACAGCGGCTACTACAATTCAGTTACGAATTTACCACCGGTTTCGAAATACTTTCGAAACGGACGACTGCGACTAACCTCCATCAACAGTCTCTTCTTCGTTCCTGTCGGGTGAGCAATTTCGACGATCAAAAACGCCGCACTCACAAACGTTGGGGAAATTAAGCTCGCACCACCTGTAGAAATATCGCGTGTCACCGCCGCAATAGCCTCGCCAACCGGCTGGCGATTCGAATCGAGCTGCTGGATGGTCACTTCCGCTGAAAACGGATGCCGTTGACTGATTCGTTTCTCGCGTCCGCTGTAGTCAGCATTGCCCACCAACGACGCAACAAATGCCGATAATTCCTCGGCATTCGTAAGAATTGACTGATTACTAGTGCCCTCAGCCTGTCCATGAGCCGACATCGCGTTTAAATCTTTCCACCGAGCGCATCTCGTTCCTGTTAGTCATACATGCGGTATTTGCAGTTTTGGGGCTGGTACTAAACCCTAGTTTTGCGAGGGAGTCAATCGAATCGCCGCTGATACACTGCACTAAATTTTACCTTGCCTCTGCCCTGTTCTCGGGTGAATTGGGTGAAACCGTTGATTCCAACTGACAATGAATTGCTAATATTTTTCGAATTCCCAATTCCTTTATATCGTAGCCATGCAGGCCCAACGTCTGACTCCGTGATCCAATCCCGAAATCAACCCGTTCTCTCTGGTGCTAAACAGCGATTTCATCATCCAAAATGCCCTAGACTCGACGATACCGGAAAGATAGCATAGTGATATCACTTTGTCTCAATTTATGAGGAAAATGCTCATGCATGAAGAACGAAAAGTTCAGCCGCCGGCTGGCTGGATTCCCTTAGTGATTTGCTTGGCTTTGGTGGTTGCGGCGCCTGTCCTCATCGGGGTGGGGGCGAGTCAGAATGAATTCTCACCGATCCTGCTCGGGGTCGGAGTCGGGTTGTTCGGTTTGCTGGGCCTGTTTGGCTGTCTACCCGTGGCACCAAACGAGTCGCGGGTGCTGTTGTTGTTTGGGATTTATAAAGGCTCGGTCGTCACCTCCGGCTTTTATTGGGTCAATCCATTTCTCTCCAAAAAGAAGGTCTCGTTGCGAGTCCACAATTTCGAAACCGGTTCCACAACCACCCCTGAAATCAAGAACGAGCAAGGCCGCGTGACGCAGAAAAAATCACGCTCTGCCGGATCTCCTTCCAAAGTCAATGACCGCGACGGCAATCCGATCGACATATCCGCCATCGTGGTCTGGAAGGTCGTCAATACCGCCGAGGCGATGTTTGAAGTTGATGACTACGAGGACTTTGTCGCTATCCAAAGCGAAGCGGCATTGCGCAATCTTGCCAGTCGGCATCCTTATGACAGTGAGGACCACGAGGTTTCGCTGCGCGGCAGTACGACCGAAATTAGCGACCAATTGCGGCACGATATTCAAGAACGGCTTGACAAAGCGGGCGTGCATGTCATCGAAGCCCGCATCAGCCAACTCGCCTATGCCCCGGAAATTGCTGCTGCCATGTTGCAGCGGCAACAAGCACAAGCGGTCGTCGCTGCCCGCACAAAAATTGTCGAAGGGGCCGTCGGCATGGTGCAAATGGCGCTGGAGCATTTGGCGAAAGACAAAATTGTAGAGTTGGACGACGAACGCCGCGCCGCTATGGTCTCCAATCTATTGGTCGTCCTTTGCAGCGACCGCCACACACAGCCGGTGGTCAATACGGGATCGCTGTATCACTAATGCAAAATATTCACCACGGAGACACGGAGGAATAAGGAGGCCGTAGACTGTGGACAGCAGGCGGTCGAATAGACAGTCTTACGCAATGGCCTACAGCCTACAGTTTTTAGCCAACAGTCTCTTAAACTTCGTGGTGCAACCTAGCAGAACAGGAGCTAGTTCGTTGGCGAAGCGTGATTCGTTTTTGTTGAGAGCTGATCCCCAAGTGTTGGACGCAGTCCGACGTTGGGCTGATGATGAGTTGCGCAGCATCAATGGTCAGATCGAATATCTGTTGCGACAAGCCCTCAGAGACGCCGGTCGCCTGCCGGGTGATAAACCGTCCGTCGAGGACGATAGGCAGTCCTAGCGGCCGTTGCCACATATCGCGTTTGACGCGCGGCCGCTTTAGGGCACATTCGTTACGAACGGGCCGCCCACTTCGAAGTACTTACGAAACGGACGACAGCGGCAGACTTCCATCAGCAGTCGCTTAGTCACACCCGAGGGATGCTCGATTTGCACAATCACCAGCGGGGTTTCGATGAAAATCGGGGCAATGAAGCACAGGCCGCCGACAGAAATGTCCCGCGTGACAGTCACAAACTCATCCTCTACCGGTTGGCAATCCTTATTGACCTTTTGCACCAGGATTTCGGCGACAAAGGAGCGACGGAGATTAATTCGCATCTCACGCCCGGTGTGGGATTGTCGTGGAATCAGGTCTTTAACAAACGTCGTTAAGTCGTTCGTCGACGTCAGGCAGTCCTGCCCGCCCCAACTTGTTAGATGGCTTGAGTCTTTCATGGATCAGGGCTTCTTTCCAGCAGAGCAGCAAGCAGCCGATAGTGAACGCACCGGATGTCCAGGCACCGCTTCTGTCGATTTCGACAAATTCGCGGTTATGAGATAAAGTTCTCAATTCGATTACTGGTAATCCCCAACCGCTACTCATGTATTGACGGTCAAAACAGCTCAGGAGGGATTCCTAGGGTCGCCATTGGAGCGAAGACATAGTACTATTTTCCAGCAAGTAGCCACTGTCGATGAGGGAGCAATCGGTAGTGAAATTGAGCGTGGTTGAAGATCTTAAGCACCGCTGAAGACGCCCCATTCAAACAAAGGGAGAGACCACGGATGCGTATCTTGATTGTGGGAGGCGGCATCGCCGGGTTAACACTCGCAGCGAAATTACGACAACAGGGACGCACACCGGTCGTCATTGAAAAGGCGCACGCGTACACCGACATCGGCTACGGCATCGGCCTTTATCCGCTGGGAAGTTGCGTGCTCCACGGACTGGGCGTCTACGACGATCTGGTCGCCTGCGGTTTGGAAGTACA
Coding sequences within it:
- a CDS encoding tyrosine-type recombinase/integrase produces the protein MPKSPSLRVPSYRCHKPTGQAVVNIYGRDLYLGKWNTAASRNDYDRLIAELLANGRRLQCDADVTVVEVLNAYRKFAEGYYRESVKQWQERLTDRQRAELDQWKSDHRWSPNRLRHSAGTEIRKRYGLEAAQVILGHASADVTQVYAERDLQKAVEIMREVG
- a CDS encoding dipeptidase gives rise to the protein MSVESKEWSGSKEAKEFVEQSIVLDFFASPHGTGWTEPAELLNYLASARAAGVTGHSMTIAQADDNWETFLKSHHQFRNTLLQDKENVTFVHSVRDIEHAHENGTTAVIWNSQSSTILSGDLTRVAALREFGIANMQLVYNGRFRTGVGCIEAMNTPDTGLTDWGRAIIDEMVRHGIVLDLSHASRKTTEDAIAHMDQNHSGVPVVYTHSIPSGLYKNEPNATPNGCYRNISDEQAQRAAETGGVVAPTFTEWMMDGVWPDDITPLQCAQMIDYYAKLVGVDHVGIATDDMMRLDLVLAFTKANPSLYNDGGYMVDAFDRGAAGCGELSKIIAAVTDELWKMGYSNEDIQKFYGGNFMRVWDRVWM
- a CDS encoding PilZ domain-containing protein — translated: MGNADYSGREKRISQRHPFSAEVTIQQLDSNRQPVGEAIAAVTRDISTGGASLISPTFVSAAFLIVEIAHPTGTKKRLLMEVSRSRPFRKYFETGGKFVTEL
- a CDS encoding SPFH domain-containing protein, translated to MHEERKVQPPAGWIPLVICLALVVAAPVLIGVGASQNEFSPILLGVGVGLFGLLGLFGCLPVAPNESRVLLLFGIYKGSVVTSGFYWVNPFLSKKKVSLRVHNFETGSTTTPEIKNEQGRVTQKKSRSAGSPSKVNDRDGNPIDISAIVVWKVVNTAEAMFEVDDYEDFVAIQSEAALRNLASRHPYDSEDHEVSLRGSTTEISDQLRHDIQERLDKAGVHVIEARISQLAYAPEIAAAMLQRQQAQAVVAARTKIVEGAVGMVQMALEHLAKDKIVELDDERRAAMVSNLLVVLCSDRHTQPVVNTGSLYH
- a CDS encoding Arc family DNA-binding protein — protein: MAKRDSFLLRADPQVLDAVRRWADDELRSINGQIEYLLRQALRDAGRLPGDKPSVEDDRQS
- a CDS encoding PilZ domain-containing protein, producing MKDSSHLTSWGGQDCLTSTNDLTTFVKDLIPRQSHTGREMRINLRRSFVAEILVQKVNKDCQPVEDEFVTVTRDISVGGLCFIAPIFIETPLVIVQIEHPSGVTKRLLMEVCRCRPFRKYFEVGGPFVTNVP